In Opitutaceae bacterium TAV5, one genomic interval encodes:
- a CDS encoding 2-C-methyl-D-erythritol 2,4-cyclodiphosphate synthase, whose product MNFRIGHGYDIHRTLVGRPLVLGGVRFDCAFGLDGHSDADCLTHAVCDALLGAAGLPDIGHFFPNTDPAWKDIDSQILLGRVAAELRARGWEIANVDASLIAEQPKISPRLGEMKTALARSAGITPAQVGLKATTNEGSDDIGRGLAIAAHAVALIGK is encoded by the coding sequence ATGAACTTTCGCATCGGCCACGGCTATGACATCCATCGCACGCTTGTCGGGCGCCCGCTTGTTCTGGGCGGCGTTCGTTTCGATTGCGCTTTCGGGCTCGATGGCCATTCGGATGCGGATTGCCTGACGCATGCGGTGTGTGATGCGCTTCTCGGCGCGGCGGGCTTGCCTGACATCGGTCATTTTTTTCCGAATACCGATCCTGCCTGGAAGGACATTGATTCGCAGATCTTGCTCGGCCGCGTGGCCGCCGAACTTCGCGCGCGCGGCTGGGAAATCGCCAACGTCGACGCCTCGCTCATCGCCGAGCAACCGAAAATCAGCCCGCGTCTCGGCGAGATGAAGACGGCGCTCGCCCGCTCCGCCGGGATCACGCCGGCGCAGGTCGGCCTCAAGGCGACGACCAACGAAGGCAGCGACGACATCGGGCGCGGCCTCGCCATCGCGGCGCATGCCGTGGCCCTGATCGGAAAATGA